The following proteins come from a genomic window of Elusimicrobiota bacterium:
- the bioD gene encoding dethiobiotin synthase, which yields MIPAVFITGTDTGVGKTVVARLLAAALREGGRRVGVLKPFAAGPPDDAVALARAAGGRQSVKDVTVLHIAPPLTPAAVLGVGPRGAARVRRAFASMKSVLRGLRKENDVLVAEGLGGLLAPLGGPYFVTDAMDRLQWPVWVVARPALGTINHTLLTLEALRRRRLDVRRVILSGFNGKTRVEKTNLVLLRRIAGLPVTTVPVAIGRAGERRAKALLQSAFREDFDA from the coding sequence GTGATTCCCGCGGTTTTCATCACCGGCACCGACACCGGGGTGGGAAAAACCGTGGTGGCCCGCCTTCTCGCCGCGGCGCTCCGGGAGGGCGGACGGCGCGTCGGCGTTCTCAAGCCCTTCGCCGCGGGCCCGCCGGACGACGCCGTGGCGCTGGCGCGGGCGGCCGGAGGCCGCCAAAGCGTTAAAGACGTCACCGTCCTTCATATCGCGCCGCCCTTGACCCCCGCGGCGGTGCTGGGGGTCGGGCCCCGCGGGGCCGCGCGGGTTCGGCGCGCCTTCGCGTCGATGAAATCGGTTTTGCGGGGACTGCGAAAGGAAAACGACGTCCTGGTCGCGGAAGGCTTGGGGGGGCTTTTGGCTCCCCTGGGCGGACCGTATTTCGTGACCGACGCGATGGACCGTCTCCAATGGCCGGTGTGGGTGGTGGCGCGTCCCGCGCTCGGAACGATCAACCACACGCTGTTGACCCTGGAGGCCCTCCGGCGGCGTCGTTTGGACGTTCGGCGGGTGATCCTCAGCGGTTTTAACGGAAAGACCCGGGTGGAAAAAACCAACCTGGTCCTCTTGCGACGAATTGCGGGGTTGCCCGTCACGACGGTGCCCGTGGCGATCGGTCGCGCGGGGGAACGACGGGCCAAGGCCCTCCTTCAAAGCGCCTTCCGCGAGGACTTCGACGCATGA
- the bioF gene encoding 8-amino-7-oxononanoate synthase, producing MTAPLSRDLRVELDALTALHRRRSPKTLAGAPGARVLIDGAPRVNFASNNYLGLAEDPRVRRAAARAARRWGAGATASRLMGGTLELHRELEREIADLKRRPAALVFPSGYHANTGMIPALAGPEDTVVLDRLAHASLVDGARLSRARLRVFQHNDPEDLDRVLARLSGPGRPWVVTESVFSMDGDRAPLAEIVAVAERRGARTYVDEAHGTGVWGPSGAGWVNALGLSDRVDVAMGTLSKAFASQGGFVCGASELIDWAVNRARAFIYSTALAPAATAAALEAVRIARAEPDRRERLFALARRLRTGLGLSGEGPIVPWVLGTDAAAVALSQRLWERGVFAPAVRPPTVPKGTARIRFSLTAAHTEADIDAALAAVRAGA from the coding sequence GTGACCGCTCCCCTCTCCCGGGACCTGCGGGTCGAGCTCGACGCGCTGACCGCGCTCCATCGGCGGCGCTCGCCCAAAACCCTCGCCGGCGCGCCGGGGGCCCGGGTGCTCATCGACGGCGCCCCCCGGGTGAATTTCGCTTCCAACAATTATTTGGGTTTGGCCGAAGACCCGCGCGTGCGACGCGCCGCCGCCCGGGCCGCGCGCCGGTGGGGCGCCGGCGCGACGGCGTCCCGCTTGATGGGCGGGACGCTCGAATTGCACCGGGAGCTGGAACGCGAAATTGCCGATTTAAAACGCCGTCCGGCGGCCCTGGTGTTCCCCTCGGGTTATCACGCCAACACGGGGATGATCCCCGCCCTGGCGGGCCCCGAGGACACGGTGGTCTTGGACCGCCTGGCGCACGCCTCCCTGGTCGACGGGGCCCGGCTGTCTCGCGCGCGGTTGCGGGTGTTCCAACACAACGATCCCGAGGATTTGGACCGCGTGCTGGCCCGGTTATCGGGTCCAGGGCGGCCCTGGGTGGTGACGGAAAGCGTTTTTTCCATGGACGGCGACCGCGCCCCCCTGGCGGAAATCGTCGCGGTGGCGGAGCGCCGGGGCGCGCGCACCTATGTCGACGAAGCCCACGGCACGGGGGTGTGGGGGCCGTCGGGGGCGGGATGGGTCAACGCCTTGGGTTTGTCGGACCGGGTGGACGTCGCCATGGGAACCCTGTCGAAGGCCTTCGCCTCCCAGGGCGGTTTCGTGTGCGGCGCGTCCGAACTGATCGATTGGGCCGTCAACCGCGCGCGGGCGTTTATTTATTCCACGGCCCTCGCCCCGGCGGCGACCGCGGCCGCCCTTGAGGCCGTCCGGATCGCCCGGGCGGAGCCGGACCGCCGGGAGCGCCTGTTCGCCTTGGCGCGGCGGTTGAGGACGGGTTTGGGTCTTTCGGGGGAAGGCCCGATCGTTCCCTGGGTGCTCGGCACCGACGCGGCCGCCGTGGCCTTGTCCCAGCGGCTCTGGGAGCGCGGCGTGTTCGCCCCGGCGGTTCGCCCCCCGACGGTGCCGAAGGGCACGGCGCGCATCCGCTTTTCCTTGACGGCGGCCCACACCGAGGCCGACATCGACGCCGCGCTGGCGGCCGTTCGGGCGGGCGCGTGA
- a CDS encoding beta-ketoacyl-[acyl-carrier-protein] synthase family protein, which yields MRRVVVTGVGLVSPLGPDRESGWRALIDGSSATDPEGGRAPLIDDGGPRAVTLALAAAGEAWRNAGLKDAAGIGGERLGCLVSSSKPLPPTAPGGPWRAPDEVPTAVARALGVEGPVMNLAAACATGAQSLLAAAGWIAEGRADVVLAGAAESALHPLYRAGFAQMGVLSKAGRVRPFDRDRDGFMMGEGAAVFVLESVDSAAARGARIWAEVLGGDFSSDAHHATRFNGNGERMTACLRRALTRAGLTADDLDYVNAHGTATLLNDALESQALRRLFPRGTTPVSSTKGATGHLLGATGAVEISFTLLALRDGVLPPTLHLEHPVVPDMDFVPNRARPANLRRAASVSYGFGGALSAVVLGTA from the coding sequence ATGCGGCGCGTCGTCGTCACCGGGGTGGGGTTGGTGTCCCCTTTGGGGCCCGATCGGGAATCGGGGTGGCGGGCTCTGATCGACGGTTCTTCCGCGACGGATCCGGAGGGAGGGCGCGCGCCTTTGATCGACGACGGGGGGCCCCGGGCGGTGACCCTCGCTTTGGCGGCCGCCGGGGAAGCCTGGAGGAACGCGGGTCTGAAAGACGCCGCGGGCATCGGGGGAGAGCGTTTGGGGTGTTTGGTCAGTTCCAGCAAACCCCTGCCCCCCACCGCGCCCGGCGGTCCCTGGCGCGCTCCCGACGAGGTGCCCACGGCGGTGGCCCGCGCGTTGGGGGTCGAGGGGCCCGTGATGAACTTGGCGGCCGCCTGCGCCACCGGGGCCCAATCGTTGTTGGCCGCGGCGGGTTGGATCGCGGAGGGGCGTGCCGATGTCGTCTTGGCGGGAGCGGCCGAAAGCGCCCTGCACCCTTTGTACAGGGCCGGGTTTGCCCAAATGGGCGTTCTGTCCAAGGCCGGGCGCGTCCGTCCCTTTGACCGCGACCGCGATGGGTTTATGATGGGGGAGGGCGCGGCGGTGTTTGTGTTGGAGTCGGTGGACAGCGCCGCGGCGCGCGGGGCCCGGATCTGGGCCGAGGTCTTGGGCGGCGATTTTTCTTCCGACGCGCACCACGCGACGCGCTTCAATGGGAACGGCGAACGGATGACGGCCTGCCTCCGCCGGGCCCTGACCCGCGCGGGCCTGACCGCCGACGACTTGGACTACGTCAACGCCCACGGCACGGCCACCCTCTTGAACGACGCGCTGGAATCCCAGGCTTTGCGACGTTTGTTCCCCCGGGGAACAACCCCCGTGTCATCGACCAAAGGGGCCACCGGGCACCTGCTGGGGGCCACGGGGGCGGTCGAGATCTCCTTCACCCTGCTGGCTCTGCGGGACGGCGTTCTGCCGCCCACCCTCCATCTGGAGCATCCCGTGGTCCCCGATATGGATTTTGTGCCGAACCGCGCCCGCCCGGCGAACCTCCGACGCGCGGCCTCGGTTTCCTACGGTTTCGGCGGCGCCCTGTCGGCCGTTGTGTTGGGGACAGCGTGA
- a CDS encoding 3-oxoacyl-ACP reductase FabG, with protein MLVTGADRGIGRLLALAFGRAGHTVGVHCRTRRSQAEKVQDELARMGVRSDVFQADVADPGEAQSMIDDARARWGRLDGLVNNAGVTRDRSLLRMSPAEWREVLDVNLSGVFWCLQAAARHMSREKNGFVINIASILGARGGVGCANYAAAKAGVMALTKSAARELGRFNIRVNAVLPGFHLTEMSEQIPPEQRAKVVAEHPLGRTTDPADLGRLVVALAESPTVSGQIFNIDSRGM; from the coding sequence GTGCTCGTCACCGGCGCCGATCGGGGGATCGGGCGGTTGCTCGCCCTCGCGTTCGGGCGCGCCGGTCACACGGTGGGGGTCCACTGCCGGACCCGCCGGTCGCAGGCCGAAAAAGTCCAGGACGAATTGGCGCGGATGGGCGTTCGCTCGGACGTCTTTCAAGCCGACGTCGCCGACCCGGGCGAGGCGCAATCGATGATCGACGACGCCCGCGCCCGCTGGGGGCGTTTGGACGGCTTGGTCAACAACGCCGGGGTCACCCGCGACCGGTCCCTTCTCCGCATGTCGCCCGCGGAGTGGCGGGAGGTCCTGGACGTCAACCTCTCCGGCGTGTTCTGGTGTCTGCAAGCGGCGGCGCGGCACATGAGCCGCGAAAAAAACGGTTTCGTCATCAACATCGCTTCGATTTTGGGCGCGCGCGGCGGCGTCGGCTGCGCCAATTACGCCGCCGCGAAGGCCGGCGTGATGGCCCTCACAAAATCCGCCGCGCGTGAACTGGGGCGCTTCAACATCCGCGTGAACGCCGTTCTGCCCGGTTTTCATCTCACCGAAATGTCCGAACAGATACCGCCGGAGCAAAGGGCCAAGGTCGTCGCCGAGCACCCTCTGGGGCGGACCACCGACCCGGCCGATCTGGGCCGTCTGGTGGTGGCTCTGGCCGAAAGCCCCACCGTGTCGGGACAAATTTTCAACATCGATTCGCGGGGAATGTGA
- the bioB gene encoding biotin synthase BioB: protein MPFSTTQDPRLWADQSLAGAPLTRADARAVLDWPDEDLLDLVAAAHRVRRARFGRRVKMNFLVNLQSGLCPEDCSYCSQSKISKAPIEKYRFLSADEVVDMADRAVASGAARLCLVASMRGPSEKDMAAVDEAVRRVKSKHPGLEVCASLGLLKDGQAERLKSSGVDAYNHNLNTSESHYEKICHTHTYQDRVDTVERAKAAALSPCSGAIFGMGETAEDILDVAFRLRETGVDSIPINFLIPVPGTAQQGRNDLTPNRCLKILCLIRFLNPSMEVRIAGGRELHLRSLQALGLYVANSIFVGDYLTTKGQTVDADRAMVRDMGFEVVGDAPGPRPALSENVEFVTRASRQ from the coding sequence ATGCCTTTTTCCACCACGCAGGACCCCCGCCTTTGGGCGGACCAAAGCCTCGCCGGCGCCCCCCTGACCCGGGCGGACGCGCGGGCCGTTCTTGACTGGCCCGACGAAGACCTTTTGGACTTGGTGGCGGCCGCCCACCGCGTGCGGCGCGCTCGTTTCGGCCGCCGGGTCAAAATGAATTTTCTGGTCAACCTGCAATCCGGTCTGTGCCCGGAAGATTGCTCCTATTGCAGCCAATCCAAAATCTCCAAAGCGCCCATCGAAAAATACCGGTTTCTTTCCGCCGACGAAGTGGTGGACATGGCGGACCGGGCCGTCGCTTCGGGGGCGGCGCGGTTGTGTCTGGTGGCCTCCATGCGGGGCCCCTCGGAGAAGGACATGGCGGCCGTCGACGAGGCCGTGCGGCGCGTGAAATCCAAGCACCCGGGGCTCGAGGTCTGCGCCTCCCTCGGTTTGTTGAAGGACGGACAAGCCGAGCGGCTCAAGAGCTCGGGCGTCGACGCCTACAACCACAACCTCAACACCAGCGAATCCCATTACGAAAAAATCTGCCACACCCACACTTACCAAGACCGCGTGGACACGGTGGAGCGCGCCAAGGCGGCGGCCCTGTCGCCCTGCTCGGGAGCCATTTTCGGCATGGGGGAAACGGCGGAGGACATCCTCGATGTGGCGTTTCGATTGCGCGAGACCGGGGTGGATTCCATCCCCATCAACTTCCTGATTCCCGTGCCGGGCACGGCCCAGCAGGGCCGCAACGACCTGACGCCCAATCGGTGCCTGAAAATCCTCTGTTTGATCCGGTTCCTCAATCCCTCCATGGAAGTGCGCATCGCCGGCGGGCGGGAACTGCACCTGCGCTCCCTGCAGGCCTTGGGGCTCTACGTTGCCAATTCGATTTTTGTCGGCGACTACTTGACCACCAAGGGCCAGACCGTGGACGCGGACCGGGCGATGGTGCGGGACATGGGGTTCGAGGTGGTCGGGGACGCGCCCGGCCCCCGGCCGGCCTTGTCCGAAAACGTGGAGTTCGTGACCCGCGCTTCGCGGCAATAA
- a CDS encoding PilZ domain-containing protein, translating into MAATPSKKPDNNEFHWTPEGIRRVEEPAPVPSPAAVPARDYDPAPDAESRRYPRIDLKVPILYRILTEEPNLASAGLHPDLPTRTDNISVTGAGLILAEKLAPGTLLALSIHLENKKKISAVAKVVWSQPTETPHHHLTGLEFVVVYRKASSHTEYMSPIALKNLLE; encoded by the coding sequence ATGGCGGCCACCCCGTCAAAGAAACCCGACAACAACGAATTCCATTGGACGCCGGAAGGCATTCGGCGGGTGGAGGAACCGGCGCCGGTTCCGTCCCCCGCGGCGGTCCCCGCGCGTGACTACGATCCGGCGCCCGACGCCGAAAGCCGCCGCTACCCGCGCATCGACCTCAAAGTTCCCATCCTTTACAGGATCTTGACCGAGGAGCCGAATCTCGCCTCGGCGGGTTTGCACCCCGATTTGCCCACGCGGACGGACAACATCAGCGTGACGGGGGCCGGTCTGATCCTGGCCGAAAAGTTGGCCCCCGGCACCCTGTTGGCGCTGTCCATTCATTTGGAAAACAAAAAGAAAATATCCGCCGTGGCCAAGGTGGTCTGGTCTCAGCCCACCGAAACGCCCCACCATCACCTCACCGGGCTCGAGTTTGTGGTGGTGTACCGGAAGGCGTCGTCCCACACGGAATACATGAGCCCCATCGCCCTCAAAAACCTCCTGGAATAA
- a CDS encoding arginine--tRNA ligase produces the protein MKNAVRELLATAVRAWAAEQSPAVTAVDVAVDPAPANVPGDWASNYPLSVAKSVRKAPRQVAQEILDRLPRGGPIAKAEIAGPGFLNITLSAEGLAAELNRLRDQRDNYGRRPGAVGEKVLIEFVSANPNGPLHVGHGRGAALGDSLARLFRHAGYDVTTEYYINNIGNQMENLGASVLWRIESLDPSYPLNEEKEAYRAKKPEDLYKGAYLIDVARDVMRRYPKGAERGKGIPFFRDEALAFILGGIRRDLESFGVHHQNWYPESRLYEEDRVEAVFRTLRERGDIKDEDGAVWFLSTKYGDDKDRVLKRRDERPTYFASDIAYHDEKYRRGFHRLIDIWGTDHHGYVARVKAGARALGHDPDRLHILLYQLVTLLRGGKPVAMSTRTGEFVTLSEVVQEVGKDASRFFFALRGPNSHLEFDLDLAKKQASDNPVFYVKYVHARCCSLFREAAKRGGTDASDGPVPAPEALEPAERDLLVRLAAFPDVIAQCVKDFTPHHITEYLLKLAGGYHRFYESCRVLGSSPAQQRFRLALVDGVRVVIKNGLGLLGVDAPEEM, from the coding sequence ATGAAAAACGCCGTTCGCGAGTTGCTGGCCACGGCCGTCCGGGCCTGGGCGGCCGAGCAGTCCCCCGCCGTCACGGCGGTGGACGTGGCCGTCGACCCCGCGCCGGCCAACGTGCCGGGGGATTGGGCGTCCAACTACCCGTTGAGCGTGGCCAAGTCCGTCCGCAAGGCCCCGCGCCAAGTGGCCCAGGAAATTCTGGACCGGTTGCCCCGGGGCGGGCCCATCGCCAAAGCGGAAATCGCCGGACCCGGCTTTTTGAACATCACGTTGAGCGCCGAGGGGCTGGCGGCCGAATTGAACCGATTGCGCGATCAACGGGACAATTACGGCCGGCGGCCGGGGGCGGTCGGGGAAAAAGTGTTGATCGAATTCGTCTCGGCCAACCCCAACGGACCCCTGCACGTCGGTCACGGGCGGGGGGCCGCCCTGGGGGATTCCCTGGCCCGCCTGTTCCGTCACGCCGGCTACGACGTCACCACCGAGTACTACATCAACAACATCGGCAACCAGATGGAGAACCTCGGCGCGTCCGTCCTGTGGCGCATCGAGAGTTTGGACCCGTCCTATCCGTTGAACGAGGAGAAAGAGGCTTACCGGGCCAAGAAGCCGGAGGACCTGTACAAGGGCGCCTATTTGATTGATGTGGCCCGTGACGTGATGCGCCGTTATCCGAAGGGCGCGGAGCGAGGAAAGGGAATCCCCTTTTTCCGGGACGAAGCCCTGGCCTTCATTTTGGGCGGCATTCGACGGGATCTGGAATCTTTCGGGGTTCATCACCAAAACTGGTACCCGGAATCGCGCCTCTACGAAGAGGACCGGGTGGAAGCGGTTTTCCGGACCCTGCGCGAGCGCGGGGACATCAAGGACGAGGACGGCGCGGTCTGGTTCCTTTCGACCAAGTACGGCGACGACAAGGACCGGGTTTTAAAACGCCGGGACGAGCGCCCCACCTACTTTGCCTCGGACATCGCCTACCACGACGAGAAATACCGGCGGGGGTTCCACCGCTTGATCGACATTTGGGGAACCGACCACCACGGGTACGTGGCGCGGGTCAAGGCGGGCGCGCGCGCCCTGGGCCACGATCCCGACCGCCTGCACATCCTTTTGTACCAGCTGGTCACACTCCTTCGGGGCGGAAAACCCGTCGCCATGTCCACGCGCACGGGGGAGTTCGTCACCCTTTCCGAGGTGGTCCAGGAAGTGGGGAAAGACGCTTCCCGGTTCTTTTTCGCCCTGCGCGGCCCCAACAGCCATTTGGAGTTCGACCTGGATTTGGCCAAGAAACAAGCCTCCGACAACCCCGTTTTTTACGTGAAGTACGTCCACGCGCGATGCTGCTCCCTGTTTCGGGAGGCGGCAAAACGCGGCGGCACGGACGCGTCGGACGGTCCGGTGCCGGCGCCCGAGGCGCTGGAACCCGCCGAGCGGGATCTCCTGGTCCGTCTGGCGGCGTTCCCCGACGTCATCGCCCAGTGCGTCAAAGATTTCACGCCCCACCACATCACCGAGTATCTTCTGAAATTGGCGGGGGGGTATCACCGTTTTTACGAATCCTGCCGCGTTCTCGGTTCCTCGCCCGCTCAACAGCGCTTCCGCCTCGCTTTGGTGGACGGCGTGCGCGTGGTCATCAAAAACGGTTTGGGCCTCCTCGGCGTCGACGCGCCCGAGGAAATGTAG
- the rsfS gene encoding ribosome silencing factor, translating into MTTSPFRAVAKTASAAADDKKARNIRVYDTGGSSGVADYFLLATVDSAPQMNAVEEEIDRRVKTDHGLDPLRRDGRGSRQWQVLDYGGLVVHLMTETARVFYGLERLWEHARSLESAPAKAPRVSPRTRKTPARRGRRSK; encoded by the coding sequence ATGACAACCTCTCCGTTTCGCGCCGTCGCCAAGACGGCGTCCGCCGCCGCCGATGACAAAAAAGCCCGGAACATACGCGTCTACGACACCGGGGGGTCTTCCGGGGTGGCCGATTATTTTCTGCTGGCCACCGTGGACAGCGCTCCCCAGATGAACGCCGTGGAAGAGGAAATTGACCGGCGGGTGAAAACGGACCACGGCCTCGACCCTCTTCGGCGGGACGGGCGGGGGTCCCGTCAGTGGCAAGTTTTGGATTACGGCGGCCTTGTGGTCCATTTGATGACCGAGACCGCCCGCGTGTTTTACGGGTTGGAGCGATTGTGGGAGCACGCCCGGTCCCTTGAATCCGCGCCCGCAAAAGCCCCCCGCGTTTCCCCGCGGACGCGCAAGACGCCCGCGCGCCGCGGGCGCCGTTCCAAATGA
- a CDS encoding cyclic nucleotide-binding domain-containing protein → MIPLERLAVIPVLSGVAPELRERLAERLREEKIPAGRLVFGEGGPGDAVYFIAEGKITIQKDLDKARGLSKTLAVMQTGDFFGEMALLEREPRSASAVALEPTVLLVLPVEDVRAWLSADSRVPLRLLLPFVEALSARLRETTREMTLFFNVGRVLVQDPDSHRLGAELLDTVILAFDDPVTAGFWLWNDFSGEYEMIAGKGLWTEAHRGARSEKDPLFAWLTEKKECALSTDWPADERFATAQAAWPSLRSLLAVPVPGDRRPIGFFVLSHEVMPHYFTPAHRRMLAGMANLVAPSFDSAFLRLEKRSQEKLNRARQDYR, encoded by the coding sequence ATGATCCCCCTCGAACGGTTGGCGGTTATCCCGGTGCTGTCCGGTGTGGCGCCGGAATTGCGAGAGAGGTTGGCGGAGCGCCTGCGTGAAGAAAAAATACCCGCCGGGCGCCTGGTGTTCGGCGAAGGGGGACCGGGGGACGCGGTCTATTTCATCGCTGAAGGAAAAATTACGATTCAAAAGGATCTCGACAAGGCGCGGGGACTTTCCAAAACCCTGGCCGTCATGCAAACCGGCGATTTCTTCGGCGAAATGGCGCTCCTGGAGCGTGAACCCCGCTCGGCCTCGGCCGTCGCCCTGGAACCGACGGTTTTGCTCGTCCTCCCGGTGGAGGACGTGCGGGCGTGGCTGTCCGCGGACTCGCGGGTTCCCCTGCGCCTTCTGCTGCCTTTCGTCGAGGCGCTCAGCGCGCGCCTGCGGGAAACCACGCGGGAAATGACGCTCTTTTTCAACGTCGGACGCGTTTTGGTGCAGGACCCGGATTCCCACCGCTTGGGGGCGGAGCTCCTCGACACCGTGATTTTGGCTTTCGACGACCCCGTGACCGCCGGGTTTTGGCTGTGGAACGATTTTTCCGGGGAATACGAGATGATCGCCGGCAAGGGGCTGTGGACCGAGGCCCACCGTGGGGCGCGCTCCGAAAAAGACCCGCTTTTCGCTTGGTTGACGGAAAAAAAAGAGTGCGCTCTTTCGACCGATTGGCCGGCGGACGAACGGTTCGCCACGGCCCAGGCGGCCTGGCCGTCCTTGCGTTCTCTGCTCGCCGTGCCCGTGCCCGGGGACCGCCGCCCCATCGGTTTTTTCGTTTTGTCGCATGAGGTCATGCCCCACTATTTCACCCCCGCCCACCGCCGCATGTTGGCGGGGATGGCCAATCTGGTGGCCCCGTCTTTTGACAGCGCTTTCCTTCGACTGGAAAAACGCTCCCAGGAGAAACTCAACCGAGCCCGACAGGATTACCGATGA
- a CDS encoding type IV pilus twitching motility protein PilT, whose translation MPPTSIQDLLKQVHDRGASDLHLKAGRPPMMRVQGEIIALEGQAPLEIQDVINYVYSLINSAQRGTLERDRELDFSFYLRGIARFRGNAFFQKGAVGAVFRLIPAAVPTLEGLGLSPVLKDIIGRRQGFFLVTGPTGSGKTTTLAALIDHINKTQRVHVVTLEDPIEYVFEDKLAVINQREVGTDTHDFAQGLRRALRQDPDVLLIGELRDAETMTTAMNAAETGHLVLGTLHTNDAKQSIDRIIDTFPPEQQNQVRMQLAKCLLGVMAQRLIRKADNTGRIALQEIMINSPTIQKLIEDNKVGAIGKAMEDSQEYYKMQSFNQALLGLLTKKQITLEEALSYSPNPGDLKIRLQTEGLLGGTTPSGPPINLR comes from the coding sequence ATGCCTCCCACATCCATTCAAGATCTTTTGAAGCAGGTCCACGATCGTGGCGCGAGCGACTTGCACCTCAAAGCCGGCCGTCCCCCCATGATGCGCGTCCAGGGGGAAATCATCGCCCTGGAAGGGCAAGCGCCCCTTGAAATCCAGGACGTGATCAATTACGTCTATTCGCTCATCAACAGCGCCCAGCGCGGCACGCTGGAGCGGGACCGCGAATTGGATTTTTCTTTTTACCTGCGCGGGATCGCCCGTTTCCGTGGCAACGCGTTTTTCCAAAAAGGCGCCGTGGGGGCTGTGTTCCGTCTTATTCCCGCGGCCGTCCCGACCCTGGAAGGGCTCGGCCTCTCGCCGGTGTTGAAGGACATCATTGGCCGTCGGCAGGGCTTCTTCCTTGTGACCGGGCCGACGGGTTCTGGGAAAACCACGACCTTGGCCGCCTTGATCGACCACATCAACAAAACCCAGCGCGTCCACGTGGTGACCCTGGAGGACCCGATCGAATACGTGTTCGAGGACAAGCTGGCCGTCATCAACCAGCGGGAGGTCGGGACCGACACCCACGATTTTGCCCAGGGCCTTCGCCGCGCTCTTCGGCAGGACCCGGACGTTCTTCTCATCGGGGAGTTGCGCGACGCCGAGACCATGACCACCGCGATGAACGCGGCGGAAACGGGGCATTTGGTTCTTGGCACCCTCCACACCAACGACGCGAAGCAGTCCATTGACCGCATCATTGACACTTTTCCGCCCGAACAGCAGAACCAAGTGCGGATGCAGCTGGCCAAATGCCTGCTGGGGGTGATGGCCCAGCGATTGATACGCAAGGCCGACAACACCGGACGAATCGCGCTTCAGGAGATCATGATCAACAGTCCAACGATTCAAAAGCTGATCGAGGACAACAAAGTCGGCGCCATCGGCAAAGCCATGGAGGATTCTCAGGAATACTACAAGATGCAGTCCTTCAATCAAGCCCTCCTCGGTCTGCTTACGAAGAAACAAATCACCCTGGAGGAAGCGTTGTCGTATTCGCCCAATCCCGGCGACCTCAAGATCCGTCTCCAAACCGAAGGCCTCTTGGGGGGGACAACGCCCTCCGGGCCCCCCATCAATCTGCGATGA
- a CDS encoding type IV pilus twitching motility protein PilT, translating into MDMIDILRAAVKQGASDVHLLIGRPPFVRRNGEVMELNGFAAVTAEESKRLVYSLLYDEQKQRFEQDLELDCSVAIPGLARFRVNVLLQMNGIECVIRVVSSKIPTADEIKLPPTVVEFANLPRGLVLVTGATGAGKSTTLACLIELINDARRQHILTVEDPIEFVYESKRCILRQREVGASTRGFGQALKHALRQDPDVILIGEMRDLETISLALTAAETGHLCFATLHTTDAAQTVDRIIDVFPPHQQQQVRVQLSTVLKGVVCQTLLPTSDGTGRVAAREIMVVTPAIANLIRENKTHMIYQAIETGSKFGMIPLDRALADYVNDGTVSFDDAVAKSSDPDKLREMTGRSSGGSRSSRSAVY; encoded by the coding sequence ATGGACATGATTGACATTTTGCGCGCGGCGGTGAAACAGGGGGCGTCCGACGTCCACCTATTGATCGGGCGGCCCCCGTTCGTTCGAAGGAACGGCGAGGTGATGGAATTGAACGGGTTCGCGGCCGTCACCGCCGAGGAATCCAAGCGGTTGGTGTACTCCCTATTGTACGACGAACAAAAACAACGCTTCGAACAGGATCTGGAGTTGGACTGTTCTGTCGCCATCCCCGGGTTGGCCCGATTCCGGGTGAACGTGCTCCTCCAAATGAACGGCATCGAATGCGTCATCCGCGTCGTGTCCTCCAAAATCCCCACGGCCGACGAGATTAAACTTCCGCCGACGGTCGTGGAATTCGCCAATTTGCCCCGTGGCCTTGTCCTGGTGACGGGGGCCACCGGCGCTGGAAAATCCACGACCCTGGCGTGCCTTATCGAGCTGATCAACGATGCCCGCCGTCAGCACATCCTGACGGTGGAGGATCCGATTGAATTTGTCTACGAATCCAAGCGCTGCATCCTGCGCCAGCGGGAAGTCGGGGCCTCGACCCGGGGGTTCGGTCAGGCCCTCAAGCACGCGCTTCGTCAAGATCCCGACGTGATCCTGATCGGGGAAATGCGCGATTTGGAAACGATTTCTCTGGCGCTGACGGCCGCGGAAACCGGCCATCTTTGCTTCGCCACCCTTCACACCACCGACGCGGCCCAGACCGTCGACCGCATCATCGATGTGTTTCCGCCCCACCAGCAGCAACAAGTCCGCGTGCAGTTGTCGACGGTGTTAAAGGGGGTCGTGTGCCAAACCCTGCTGCCCACCAGCGACGGCACCGGCCGCGTGGCGGCGCGGGAAATTATGGTCGTCACCCCGGCCATCGCGAATTTGATCCGGGAAAACAAGACCCACATGATCTATCAGGCCATTGAAACGGGTTCCAAGTTCGGCATGATTCCGTTGGACCGGGCCCTGGCCGATTATGTCAACGACGGCACCGTCTCGTTCGATGACGCCGTCGCCAAATCGTCCGACCCGGATAAACTGCGGGAAATGACGGGCCGCTCCTCCGGCGGTTCGCGGTCCTCCCGATCGGCGGTGTATTAA